The Kogia breviceps isolate mKogBre1 chromosome 8, mKogBre1 haplotype 1, whole genome shotgun sequence DNA window GAGCCAGTCGACAGCGATGATGAGGGTGACATCCTCAGCGGGCAGGCCTACGGCACTCAGCACGATCACCATGGTCACCAGGCCAGCCTGGGGCACACCGGCAGCTCCGATGCTGGCGGCTGTGGCTGTGACACTGTAGACAAAACACACCAACACAAAAGGAGTCAGACACCCATTTCTCCCTTCAAGGGCCCTGGTCCAAAACTGTTAGTCCTGTTGGCTGTTACTGCTCTGTCCCTAGACTGGCCAGTCAGAATCTGTTCTCTGCTAAGCACAAGCTCGGCCTCATTAGAGAGCTGTGGAAGACTAAGAAGAGCATGATCTTTTTCCAGGGGGGAGAAATGGCAAGTCATTCTAACGTGAGGAAGTAGAGAGGAACTGTGTGAGTGGCACACAAAAAATGAGCTAGAGAGACACGTAACAGGAAGGCAAGAGTTTACCAACCGAGGTGTTAATGGAGGGCTTTATCCACCCATCCATGTATCCCTCCATCCTAAACAAGTGCCAAGTACCTCTCCAcctgctttcttcctcccttcctccatctacTCACCCaggcaattatttattgagcatctaatgTGTGCCAGGAATTTACACTGCCTTGAACGATGGtgaaggggtggggatgggggtggatgggCAAGGGTATTCCAGGTGAAGGCAAAGGAATGAGGCACTGGCCAAACAGGTTTCATGCACTTTCTTTTACATCACAAGTCTCTTGACCTCTCTGGGAGCTGCCCTTTAGGGCACTGAGTTGAGAAATAGCTGTGACTCATGTCCAAGGTACAAGTGTTTATTCCCGACTGTTCCTTTTTGCCAGTGGATGCACTTTgtgcaaaaggaagaaagatctgGAATCCAGGAGAGGCAGCCAAATGAACTTCATTACCTTGTATTTTAAAAGATCCCTCCTGGGCAGATCAAATGTGGCACTAGGGATTTTTCTCTTTGGAATGTGCAGTTTTTCATCAGCAACATCTTCCTGATTTAAATCTGGTCATTTTGGAGAAAACAAGGGTTTGCCCTGCCCTGAAATGTCCCTGGATTTGAATGAGCTTGAGGGAACCTCTATATTTTCTGGATACACATTCTCATCCTTGGGCCAAGGATGCCATTGGATTTAAAGCTGAAGATGGAGACACTGTCAGTTTAAACTAGAAGAATCCCTGATTCTATCCACAAATCCATACTCTGTGGGGTAAAAAAGCCTCAGAGTTCTCACCAAGCTGATTCTACTGCTCATTCATCTGCCTAGTGATGTGTCACAGATGGTCTCTGAGGGCATGGTCAAACACAGGCTGGAGTTCTTTGACAAGTGTGGTTTCCTTCAGTGGCTGTGATCGCCAACTTACAGTAAATTAGAGATTTCTGGGGCTCTCCCAATTCCTCTAAAAGTTCCAGGCTTGCATAATCCCTTAGATCTGTTCTGACTTAAGTAGTCTTTGGAAAACCTAAGTTCATGTCAGTGGTGGTCGAAAACATTTAAAGTGAATGCATCACTGGGTTTTCTTTGTCAGAAGTGATTTGTGTCCATACCCACTGATCCCTCttggaagacccaacacatcacGGTTAACCACGTCCCTATGGATTGAGGCTGGGCTTGAAACTCAAAATCCATTTAGTCAAAGAAAACTCTGCCCTTGAGCCTTGACCTTGCTGATTAAACTTCAGCCATTTGCCTGGCTTAGGTCTGAATCTTGGAACTATATATCTTCAGATGggggtaaaaatataaaaaccctaCTTCTTCTTCTTGAACATACCCCACTTTGACTTTAGAGGGTTTCACAGAAGAAAACACAATAATCATTGGTAGGAAGTTCTTTCCTAGCACTGAGATCTAGTTTTAGGTCAGGCCATTTAAAACTCAGCTCTCCATACAGGTTGGGGACTGAGTCGGGAAGTAGAGTGAGCACAGGTTTTAGAGGCAGACAGATCCAGCTCTGCCGTTTTACTAATGGTGtgtccttaggcaagttacttctctgagtctcaatttcttgCCTGTAAGATGGGGAGAATATGTCTACTTTGCAGGGCTGCTATTAAGATTAGATGAGGTAATATATGTAAGGCATCAAGTATAGCACCTGGATGTAGTAGATGCTTAAAACTGATGCCATTTTGCTACGTCAGCAGCTGTtacaactactactactactgctagtattactattaaaattatcataaaaACAACTATTATTACTGCTGCTACTTTTTTCCTCTAAGCTCTTTCTAGGCCCCAAATCCCATAATTATCTTTTGTTATAAGAAACTTTATCCCATTTTCAATCAGTTGTAACCTTTGATAAGAATATTTTGACAAAACCACAAAAGGGAATGTTTTAGGTGGATGGTTTCTTTGATGTTTCTTTGATGTCCAGTCCAAAAGGACCATAGAAAGAGATAAACTGTGGATCCAAAAATCTCTGTAACCATCAACCACATGAGCCACAACTGTaacttgtaaaatttaaaaaataataacacttattatttcattctctccCAGGTAGAGCCAGAGGATTTTTTAAGTCAGTGATTACTCTGGGCCTCACAGTTGTTGTTATTTGCTCTGGGCCATTAGTTATCAGCAAGTCTGATTTAAGAATACACcagaggggcttccttggtggcacagtggttaagaatctgcctgccaatgcaggggacacaggtttcagccctggtccaggaagatcccacatgccacagagcaactaagcccgtgtgccacaactactgagcctgcattctagagcccatgctctgagacaagagaagccactgcagtgagaagcctgtgcaccacaacgaagagtagcccccactcgctgcaactagagaaagcccacatgtggcaaagaagacccaacgcagccaaaataaataaataaataaaataaattattattattatttttttttttttttgcggtacgcgggcctctcactgttgtggcctcccgttgcggagcacaggctccggacgcgcaggctcagcggccatggctcacagtcccagccgctccgcggcacgtgggatcctcccggaccggggcacgaacccgtgccccctgcatcggcaggtggattctcaaccactgcgccaccagggaggcccgaataaataaaattataaaaaaaaaaagaatacaccagAGCAGGGAGAGAGGTTTTTCATGTGAATTGATTATTTAGTCTCTAGGCCCAAAGTTTATTTCTCTAGcagtgaggttaaaaaaaaaaaaagggttagaACGATCTAGGAAACTTGTGACTGAAGCAGAGGAAGGGAATTCATCCCCCAAATGGCAAATAACCAAAAGAACTGGCACCTCATACAACCACTCCTTGGAAATAAGTTCAGCACAGACTGGGTTCCACAGGCTgtggtgagggagggaggtgggaagagGCACTTGGAGAAGTAAAAGTAACAACTGCTGGAACCACGGTGGTTGTGGAACTTTCTCAGGCATGATTCAGGGTTTCACTTTTAACATACTCGCTGCTACTCAAATTACAGAATTTTACTCACGCTCCTTGGGGTCTAGCTTCCTCAGCCACTAATACATTTTACAAATCAGGAGGCACTGGTATAGCTTCCCAGCTGATGTGCCAAATGGTCCAGTTTGTACTTGTCTTCAGTTAATTTCAAGCAAACTGCAGTACATACTTTATGATTTACAGttggaaagatttaaaaatttactgcaTTAGAACACTGCAAGAACTTACTTTATGCCTGGGATTTATGCCTATGTCAAGTGCTGAGGATGCAAGAGTGAATTACCTCTGAAAGGTTCGGATTCAACTGTGTGTAGGCCTAGGGACCTGGTTTAGTCTTAAACTTCTACTCTAAACTGAAGTCTCAGGATTAACTCTAATCCCAACCCACTACTTCAAAGCAGCACTGTCCAGTAGAGTTTTCCACTATGATGGCACCTATTTCTACAGTGACAGAACCTTCACTGTCTGCTCTGTccaatttgtgtgtgtggctAATGGCTACGATATTGAACAGTGCTGTTCCAGAGAAACATCTCTGGCAAAACTCActaatgaggacttccctggtggtgcagtggttaagattccgcctgccaatgcaggggacacgggttcgagccctggtcccggaagatcccacatgtcatggagcaactaagcctgtgcgccacaactactgagcccacgcaccacaactaccgaagcccatgcacctagagcccgtgctccacaataagagaagccactgcaatgagaagcctgcgcaccacaacgaagagtagcctccactcgccgcaactagagaaagcctgcacgcagcaatgaagacccaatgcagccaaaaataaataaataaatttttaaaaattggctaatGACATTTTCACCATCTACTTGAGCAGACAGTTTCAGTCTTCATTTGACTACAGTTCTCTGTAAGATTTTACTCTGTTCACCATTTCATCCTTGAAaatctttcttctctgtgtttccatgACACAATCGTTTCATGGCTCTCTTACCACCTTTCTATTCCTCCTCATTCTCCTGTTGGGTTTTCCCCTTTCTGCCTGCCTCTAATATTAGGCTTTTCTAGGGCTCAGTCCTtcgtctttttctcttctctacaaACTCTCCCTACGTAATGTCATCCATtcccaacatttactgagtgctcaggatgtaggcactgttctaagcattttatatgcatCATCTGACGTAATTATCACTAGTTGCATAAAATGTAGGTACTATTAAAGGCATTTCAAATTCAGTGTGTCAAAAAGTATAATCTCTTTACCTTGCCACCTATACTTGCTTCTCTTATACTAGTCCCTGTTCTGGTAAGCACCATCCATCAATCCAGAACCATCCACCAATCCTGGGGGTCATCCTAGCCTTCCTCTGTCCCTCACTCTGAATCCAGTAAATGCCTCTTGAATTCATTAGCTCTTCTCCATCCCCCATGTCAGTGTCTTAGTGTAGGCCTTTTCAGACCTTACTTGCAATAGTCTTCTAACTGGTCTTCTAGCTTATGGTTCCTGCCCCCACTGGGGCCATCCACCATATTACCAGTTACCTCTCTAAAATACAAATCTTCCATAATATGAAAGACTGTCTAAGACCCTTCCATGAGCTCCTCACACAAAGCCCTCCACGATATGATCCCTGCCTTCACATTGTACTCTTTTATGTTAACCATACCAAATAATCTGTATTCTATAACTAGGCCATAGTTACATCAAGACCCCTGTTAATGCTATTCCTTTTTCCAAAATGCTTTTagcttccttccttctactactAAATTCTTATTCCTCTTCTAAGACTTAGCTAAACGTtcccttcttccaggaagcctttcctcACCTTCCCAGGTAGAGCcaaccctttcttcttcttcttctgccccccccccccaactcaaACCTCTATTATAGCCTTTACCATACCACTCAGCACTTATTTATATATCTTCATACCTTACCTTTCTACCAGGAACCCCTTGAAAGCAGGAACTGGTCCTTATTCCACCTTGAGTCCTTGGTACCTACTCTGTGCCTAGCACCTAGTGGGTGCACTGGACTGAGAACACAGGGATGCCTTTGGCTATCCAGACCTGAAGCAGTTTTATGTACCACGATCCCACTACTTGTAATATAGTTGTGCTTAATCTTGGGAAGGGACTTTGTAGACCAAGAAAATCAACCTATCACTGGACCATCCTTGATCTCCCTTCACAGATGATTTTCACTTGAGGCAATTCCAGCAACAGAGATGAAAATGAGTGTGACTTCATGACCCACCTGATAGTGACAATCTGCCCAATGCTCAAGTCCAAGTCATTCAACTGTGCAATAAACACAGCTGCCACTGCTTCATAGAGTGCAGTCCCATCCATGTTGATTGTAGCACCAACGGGTAACACAAATCTAGTGATCCTCTTGTCCACCCGGTTCTTCTCTTCAGCACAGCGGAAAGTGACTGGCAGTGTTGCTGAACTGTGTgataaaagagaaaggaactgATGTTCTAGGAATGCTGGTCTTCGATCCCTGCCTGAAGAGATACCTCTGTTCCAAAAACTAAACCGAGATCTCAAAGCATGATGGCACTTTTGGCAGGTCCAGGAATCAGAAGGCACTGTGCTTGCCACTGCCCCCAGCTACACTATAACCCCTTCCAGGCTGCAGGCTCTGCCAAGAGGGCAGGAAATATCCAATAGGTGAGGGAGTATGTTTAAGGACATGGGCAGAGACTATGGAGGTCGTTTCTCAAATTAAAGGCAGCTACAAAACCCACCACCTGCAGCCAGTGCTTCATCAGGTGAGGTGAGAGTTGCTAAGGCTTGGTTCACAGACTTCTTCCAGACACCCTCTTCTATTTACCTGGAGGAGATCATGACAGCTGTCAGAAGAGCCTGGGCCATTCCCATAGCGAATCGGAAAGGGTTCTTTCGTACAATTACAAAATACATCAGTGGGAGAATTACAATGGAGTGGATCGCAAGCCTGTAAACAGGAGAGAAACAGGTTCATAGATGATATCATCTCTTCATACTACTTCTTTTTTTCAAACAGCATTTTTACTTATATCATTCAACTTTCATAATGACCCaatgagaatatgaaaaagaggacAGGAATATATGTCTCCAGTGCACATATAAGGAAGAAGAGACTCAGCAAATCAAATATCTTGTCAAAGTTAATGGTTAAGCCAGTAGCTGAGACCATGTTTTGGAGCTCACAGAATAAGTTGTGTCATGCTACTGAGCCCTGTATCTGTGCTTCCTGCTATACGTGCTAACATGCTTTCACTTCCTTCTGCTGTTGAATTCTTATTCCTCCTCTAAGACTCAGCAAAACTtgcccctcctctgggaagccttccttcaTCTTCCCAGGTCAAGCTgacctttccctccttggtgacTCTGTGGCCAATAGTATTATAGCCCTTATCACAGCACTCAGCCTGGGCCATGCCACTGTCTGTCTGGATGGCATCTACCACCTAAGAGGAGAATCAGGGTGCAATAAGGAGGAAGTAATCCCTGCTTTTCCACAGTCATACTTCAGGACTGACCCTCTTTTCTTTGTCATTCCTACCTTCCAAACTATTCCTTGCCAGGGGGCTTAAGAAATGAGACTGATTTAGCAGATGTCATGTAAGTGGCAACTTAGAGTTTACAGATCAGTTATGTGAAGCTGAAATAATAAGAAATGGTCATGGAATCCAGGTCACAGATCCTGGAGGTCAGGAAAGAGGATCTTAGAGAGCCTGTGGCTTAGAACTATGAGAAACTGACTTAGTTTTCTGTTAGAAACCTAGATAGGTCAATAGAGCAGAAACCAGCAGAACCCCATTATGAAATAGCTCAGCGTAATAAACCTCAGCCACACCATGACCTGGACACAGCCCCTGGCCTCCAGTAAGGTGGATGGTCCTACCTCCATTACTACTGGGGCCCTGGGATTTGATTCTGGCTTTCTTCCCCATTGACCAGCGGGGCTATGCTTTTGGTACACACAGATTAAGAACCAAATGCTGTGCAGTGGAAACTCCCCAGTGCATCTGAGTTCCAATAGGTGAGCTGATTGCTCCAGTTGGGTGTTTGGGGGCAAGGACCTATGGGAGTCAAGTTGATGATGTTTAGTCATTCCCTTGGTCCATATTTCTTAGCACATGTGACGTATTCTGCCCCCGGTTAGATATCTGGGCACGCCACTCATAACCTATCCCACCACATCTCCCCTCAAGAACCAATAAGTGGGCTACAATAAATATGCACACAACCTGTCTCCTACTGCCCTCCTGCTTTGCACAGTTCTTACCAATCTGAAGATTCTCCTAGCACCCTCTCCAATGATGCAGGCTGTGACTGTGCCTACCAGCCCCACCAAAAGGAGTGGAACCaaccagccatcccactcctacTTGCTCCAGGTTTACTTAATTTAGGCCctgcttaatttctttcagaCTTGGGGTACGTGGGGCCTGTTCTTACTGGTTTGGTTGGTTTACATCCTTGAAGAAGTCAAGGCCAGGAGCGGGCCAACAGAGGCCACCAGtgggttttctcttgttttaagaaattattttaacacAACTAATAAAGGCAGTGACAAAGCATGGTCCAGGCTGTTCTGCCAAGATCTGGAAATTAGCAGAGTGTGATCCACCTCCAGTTCAGCCATTAAAGGGCAGCCCTCCGTCCCCGCTGCTCTCTTATCTCTGAACCCCATCTTTCCCTGCACGTGGAAGAGAAGCTAATTTTAACCAACTGAAACCCAGGCTCTCAGCAGCAATCCATTGGCTCAAATGaggtttctgtttcttcccttgAGTCTGACATACCCACTCAGGACGGTGGCCATGTAAAGGCCCAGCTTGCGGAATATTTCCCAGTCTTCGACTTCTATGATCTTCCCGGCAATCAGGAACAAAATACCAACCGGCATGTAGCTAGAAAGTAAACATAAGAAAGACCCACTTCTATcatcaagtattttctcagggtGGGAATGCTGGGGAAGAAATAAGCCAGGGCATGCACCTGGGCTTGGCATGTGCCCTCAGCTGGGAGTACCCAATGAAGCTAAGGTCTCACTTTCAGCCCTGCTGGACCACATTGGCACCAGGTTTCAGCACCCCTGTGCACCTTAACTTCTACCCACCTAAGCTACTGTAAGGGGTACACTTGGTTAGAAGTTGTGGTTAAACTGGTACATACTCCATGCCTTGCTTCTGGTACACAAACACCCTGCCTACTGTCACATCTGCAGATCTCTCCTTAGCTTGACCCTCCAAATATGGCCACTAGGCTCTTTCTGGACATGGTTGTCTTGTTTCCCAGGTAGTGCTATCAGCAACACAGCAGTAGAATTAGTCGTGCAAGTGGTCGTAATAGCTCTGTTTGTGGAGCTGTCATTATGTGCTTTGCGTTGGGTTAAGAATTTTACATGCATCATTTCACTTAATGTACTTCTCCCAGCTCTAGGGGTGGAAGTTATTATCCTTTTTTACATATGATGAAGCTGAGGTTCAGCAGGATTAAGTGACTGAAATGTCACTGTCAATGTCTATACTTTGAACCAACTTGCTATGAGATAAGCGGGGCAGAGGTCTCCTAGGAAAGGTGGACTTTTTGGTATCTCTAGGGACAGGGCAGATACTCAAGTGGTGCCACTGCTATGCTCACCAACAGCAGCTTTTATTTGGATGCGTTAGGGCCCATGTCGTGCCAACTGTAAATACTCTGAATATCCCTTCTGCCTGGGGCCTGGTAAGGAAAGCACTTTGTGTTCTGATGTGCAGGAAACTCTTTCAAATCACTCCTTTAAGAGTTATTTCTTATATAAATGCTGCTTGGTTGCAAGATGATCAAGGGCTTTGGTAGAAAAGACAATGGCTGATATCTAGACTTTTGTTAATGACCTAAGTCCTAAGTAATACATGGAATTATTTAATACTCCAGTGTCTGGATACCCTCTCTAAGGTGAGGTCAAGTGAGAAACATAAATCTCTTCATGCTAGTTTTGAAGGGTCAGGGGAAGCAAGATGGCATTAACCGGCATGTGCTCACCACATAATGATTTGAACGATTTTCATGGTTGCATCACTCAGAGCATTGAAGAAATCCACCAGAATCTGTCCCCTTTCTCCCATTTTTCCAATGACAATTCCAAAGACGAGGCAAAAGACAATCAAGCCCAGGACATTTATGCCATCTGAATACATGCCTATGACTTTGTAttcctttgttttgttctgtggATCAAAACCAAGAAAATACATTGATGCATGATTACAATCTTGTTAGAATGCACAGACCCAGAAATAGAAAGATATGATAGCCAAACAAACCAGTGGCTCTAGCAAGAACTTTGGATCAACAACTTTGGGAAacataattaaaaacacaaacacctaCACGTGGGTCAAATTTTACTGCCCCCCATCCTCTGCCACTGAAGTTTAAagtgtgtcttttttcctttctttcaacaaatccatatttgaatatttcttttgaaGATTTCTTATTCTggggtgttttaaatttttaataagaacTTTAGAATCAAGGCACTTTTCAGGGTTATTTTAACTACTAGTTACATTTGGAGTCTGCATAAAAAAGATTCAGATTAATAATGCAGGAAGCTCAAAATATTTACCAGTGTGGACATTTTTAGGACACTTTATTATCTGTTTTATCCTGATAATGAACACAGGAATATTCTTTTCTGCCTCTAATCCTGGATGACCAATAGGATTTTAGAGATATAAAAATTAACCAGACATATACTACTATGAACCCTGTCTTTGTTTTATGCTGGGTAAGAAGAGCATGAGATATACCGAGAGATAACTCAATCTGCATTGTGCAGCATGAGATTTACTGAGAGATTTCACAGGGAGATAACGTATTCTGAGTGGTGCAGACCAGGTTTACAAAGAATTATGTGGACGAGCCACTGGGGTACCAATTACTTCTTACTTATGATCTGACATGAtcaaacatatttattgagcagttagCGTGCTAACTGCATTGGCTACAGCATAAGGTCTTAAAATGCAGCTGGATAGATAAGACTAACTGTGAGAAACATGAGCCAATGATAGCAAGATGGTGTGTAATTAGCTGCATAGCCAAGCTATGAGTTACAGGCATCATATGGAGACTGGGAACATGAATGAGGGCTGTGAGGTTAGGGAAAGCTAGTCCTGAGCAGTAGGCAGCCAGGAGATGAAAGCACAGTCCAGAAAAATGTAAGGAAAGGTGAAAGTCATCATGCACCAGGTCCCTGTACCCTGCTTGAAtaattcctactcatcctttatGGACCCCAAACTAATTTAAACCTCCCTGCTGAATGCCCCAGAGTACCCTATTCTTTCCTGTTTTAATATTCATCACTCGTCACATGAGGGCATATGTCacatctgtcttttctctactgtaatCCCAAGGCCCAGCAGGGCTTGGCTCATGGAGGGTGCTCAGAAAATCTTTATGGAACCATATCAAAAAGCAGGAATAGAAACTAATTGAGGAGGTGGATCTGGATAGAATAGATTGGGCTCACCGAGAAATAAGCTGGGAAACCAGGGAGGAGCTAGGTCATGGAGGGCTTTCTGTAGGAAAAAAGAGGGAGCTAACTGTGGACTACTTAACCTGAACTCTTAAGTCTACtgagtatttcttttttccttaaatcttTCCTTTCTGTGTGGAGGCAGAGTACATTCAGGAGC harbors:
- the SLC1A1 gene encoding excitatory amino acid transporter 3 isoform X2, with product MGKPAKKGCDWKRFLRNNWLLLSTVAAVVLGIAIGVLVREYSKLSNLEKFYFSFPGEILMRMLKLIVLPLIISSMITGIVLVVSIKPGVTQKVNEIDRTGSSPEVSSVDAMLDLIRNMFPENLVQACFQQYKTTREEVKRPDEPGTNRTGASVTAIMTTAISKNKTKEYKVIGMYSDGINVLGLIVFCLVFGIVIGKMGERGQILVDFFNALSDATMKIVQIIMCYMPVGILFLIAGKIIEVEDWEIFRKLGLYMATVLSGLAIHSIVILPLMYFVIVRKNPFRFAMGMAQALLTAVMISSSSATLPVTFRCAEEKNRVDKRITRFVLPVGATINMDGTALYEAVAAVFIAQLNDLDLSIGQIVTISVTATAASIGAAGVPQAGLVTMVIVLSAVGLPAEDVTLIIAVDWLLDRFRTMVNVLGDAFGTGIVEKLSKKELEQMDVSSEVNIVNPFALESTTLDNEDLDTKKSYVNGGFAIDKSDTISFTQTSQF